The following nucleotide sequence is from Streptomyces sp. NBC_00237.
TCCTGGTGGTGGAGGTGATGGGGCGTCACTCGGGGTGGATCGCCCTGCACTCCGGGCTGGCGGGCGGCGCCAACGTCATCCTGGTGCCCGAGCGGCGCTTCGACGTCGACGAGGTCTGCGGCTGGATCAACTCCCGTTTCCGCTCCTCGTACGCGCCGATCGTCGTCGTCGCGGAAGGGGCGATGCCGCGCGACGGCGACATGGTCCTCAAGGACGGCACCCTGGACTCCTTCGGGCACGTGCGGCTGTCCGGGGTGGGGGAGTGGCTCGCCAAGGAGATCGAGAAGCGCACCGGCAAGGAGGCCCGGACGACCGTCCTCGGGCACGTCCAGCGCGGCGGCACCCCGAGCGCCTTCGACCGGTGGCTCGCCACCCGCTTCGGGCTGCACGCCGTCGACGCGGTGCACGACGGGGACTTCGGGACGATGGTGGCGCTCCAGGGCACCGACATCGTGCGCGTGCCGATCGGGGAGGCCACGGCCAAGCTGAAGACGGTGCCGCCGGAGCTGTACGAGGAGGCGGAGGTCTTCTTCGGCTGACCCGTCGGCTGATCGTCCGGCCGGATCCTCCGGTGGATCCACCGGAGGGATCCACCGGCGGGATCCTGCGGCTGATCGGCAGTGCGGTGGCGAGTGGCTGGGCACGCCCGGATCGGCGATATTTGCAGAATCCGTGCCAAGCCACTCGCGACTGGGGAATTCCGTGAAAATTCTGGCATTCGGCGTGCAGGCCGACGAGCAGCCGCTGATCGAGAAGACCTTCACGGACGCCGGACTGGGCGAGCCGCACTGCCTCAAGGTCTTCCTCACCGAGGACACGGCCCCCATCGCCGCCGGGCACGAGGTGATCAGCACCAGCGTCAACGCGGACCTGGGCGACCGCGTCCTGCGCGTCCTCGCCGCAGGAGGCACCCGGATGATCGCCCAGCGCTCCACCGGCTTCAACAACATCGACCTCGACGTGGCCCGCGAACTCGGCCTCACCGTCGCCCGCGTCTCGTACTACTCGCCGTACTCCGTCGCCGAATTCGCCTGGACCCTCGCCATGGCCGTCAATCGCCGTGTCGTGCGCGCCGCGGCCCGCACCCGCGACTTCGACTTCCGCCTCGACGGGCTGCTCGGCCGCGACATGCGCGGCCGCACCGTCGGCGTCGTCGGCACCGGCAAGATCGGCGAGGCGTTCACAAGGATCGCCCACGGCTTCGGCATGCACCTGCTCGGCTGGGACGTCGCGCCCAACCCGGAGTGCGTCGACCTCGGCATGGAGTACGT
It contains:
- a CDS encoding 6-phosphofructokinase, with the translated sequence MRVGLLTGGGDCPGLNAVIRAAVRKGVRDYGYEFVGFRDGWRGVLDDHRTMTLDVAAVRGILPRGGTILGSSRTNPLAEGEAGVRLMEATLARRGVEALVVIGGEDTLGVAARLSGEYGIPCVGVPKTIDNDLSATDYTFGFDTAVSIATEAIDRLHTTAESHMRVLVVEVMGRHSGWIALHSGLAGGANVILVPERRFDVDEVCGWINSRFRSSYAPIVVVAEGAMPRDGDMVLKDGTLDSFGHVRLSGVGEWLAKEIEKRTGKEARTTVLGHVQRGGTPSAFDRWLATRFGLHAVDAVHDGDFGTMVALQGTDIVRVPIGEATAKLKTVPPELYEEAEVFFG
- a CDS encoding 2-hydroxyacid dehydrogenase gives rise to the protein MKILAFGVQADEQPLIEKTFTDAGLGEPHCLKVFLTEDTAPIAAGHEVISTSVNADLGDRVLRVLAAGGTRMIAQRSTGFNNIDLDVARELGLTVARVSYYSPYSVAEFAWTLAMAVNRRVVRAAARTRDFDFRLDGLLGRDMRGRTVGVVGTGKIGEAFTRIAHGFGMHLLGWDVAPNPECVDLGMEYVEKDDLLASADLISLHVPLLPSTRHLIDATALRAMKDDAILVNSSRGGLVDTEALVNELRAGRFAGVGLDVYEAEAGLFFLDKSLTVVEDDTLARLVTFPNVLVTSHQAYYTVDALEQIIDATVQNVTDFLAGRRSDNVLVPARDAAAA